A part of Streptomyces sp. SLBN-31 genomic DNA contains:
- the cseB gene encoding two-component system response regulator CseB yields MADQTHVLFVEDDDVIREATQLALERDGFAVTAMPDGLSGLEAFRANRPDIALLDVMVPGLDGVSLCRRIRDESTVPVIMLSARADSIDVVLGLEAGADDYVTKPFDGAVLVARIRAVLRRFGHAGGGEKPDEGADGMSGGVLTFGELEIDTEGMEVRRAGQPVALTPTEMRLLLEFSSAPGTVLSRDKLLERVWDYGWGGDTRVVDVHVQRLRTKIGQDRIETVRGFGYKLKA; encoded by the coding sequence ATGGCAGACCAGACCCACGTCCTGTTCGTCGAGGACGACGACGTCATCCGCGAGGCCACCCAGCTCGCCCTGGAGCGGGACGGCTTCGCGGTCACCGCGATGCCCGACGGCCTGTCGGGGCTGGAGGCGTTCCGGGCGAACCGCCCGGACATCGCGCTGCTCGACGTCATGGTGCCCGGACTCGACGGGGTCAGCCTGTGCCGTCGTATCCGCGACGAGTCGACCGTGCCGGTGATCATGCTGTCGGCGCGCGCCGACTCGATCGACGTGGTCCTCGGCCTGGAGGCGGGCGCCGACGACTACGTGACCAAGCCGTTCGACGGCGCCGTGCTGGTCGCCCGGATCCGCGCGGTGTTGCGGCGCTTCGGTCACGCCGGCGGCGGCGAGAAGCCCGACGAGGGCGCCGACGGGATGTCCGGCGGGGTGCTGACCTTCGGCGAACTGGAGATCGACACCGAGGGCATGGAGGTGCGCCGGGCCGGGCAGCCGGTGGCGCTCACCCCGACCGAGATGCGGCTGCTCCTGGAGTTCTCCTCGGCGCCGGGCACGGTCCTCTCCCGCGACAAGCTGCTGGAGCGCGTATGGGACTACGGCTGGGGCGGGGACACGCGCGTGGTCGACGTCCATGTACAGCGGCTGCGTACGAAGATCGGCCAGGACCGGATCGAGACGGTCCGCGGCTTCGGCTACAAGTTGAAGGCCTGA
- the cseC gene encoding two-component system sensor histidine kinase CseC gives MRGTFRSPGTREAGGIRTGLRWKLSAAIALVGALIAITLSLVVHNAARVSMLDNARDLADERLQIAQRNYELSGRLNFPNLQRDDPDLPRALREKVDEGRRATYVTERHSGVPDIWAAVPVKDGHVLSLHTGFTDRSTDILKDLDQALVIGSIAVVLGGSALGVLIGGQFSRRLRKAAAAANQVAKGETDVRVRAAIGGVVRDETDDLASAVDAMADALQQRLEAERRVTADIAHELRTPVTGLLTAAELLPPGRPTELVLDRAKAMRTLVEDVLEVARLDGASERAELQDLLLGEFVTRRVAAKDPDIEVRVVHESMVTTDPRRLERVLFNLLANAARHGKPPIQVTVEGRVIRVRDHGPGFPADLLADGPSRFRTGSSDRSGHGHGLGLTIAAGQARVLGARLTFRNVRPAGSPDHVPAEGAVAVLWLPEHAPTNTGSYPMLP, from the coding sequence ATGCGGGGGACCTTCCGGAGCCCGGGGACACGTGAGGCGGGCGGTATCCGTACCGGCCTGCGCTGGAAGCTCAGCGCCGCCATCGCGCTGGTCGGTGCGCTGATCGCGATCACGCTCAGCCTGGTCGTGCACAACGCGGCCCGGGTGTCGATGCTGGACAACGCGCGCGACCTCGCCGACGAGCGGCTGCAGATCGCCCAGCGCAACTACGAACTGTCCGGCCGGCTGAACTTCCCGAACCTCCAGCGGGACGACCCCGATCTGCCGAGGGCGCTGCGGGAGAAGGTCGACGAGGGCCGGCGGGCCACGTACGTCACCGAGCGGCACAGCGGCGTGCCGGACATCTGGGCCGCCGTCCCCGTCAAGGACGGCCATGTGCTGTCCCTGCACACGGGGTTCACCGACCGCAGCACGGACATCCTCAAGGACCTCGACCAGGCGCTGGTCATCGGGTCCATCGCGGTCGTCCTCGGCGGCAGCGCGCTCGGCGTGCTCATCGGCGGCCAGTTCTCGCGCCGGCTGCGCAAGGCGGCGGCCGCCGCGAACCAGGTCGCCAAGGGCGAGACGGACGTGCGCGTGCGGGCCGCGATCGGCGGTGTGGTCCGGGACGAGACCGACGACCTGGCCAGCGCCGTGGACGCCATGGCGGACGCGCTGCAGCAGCGCCTGGAGGCGGAGCGCCGGGTCACGGCGGACATCGCGCACGAACTGCGCACGCCGGTGACGGGTCTGCTGACGGCGGCCGAGCTGCTGCCGCCCGGCCGCCCCACCGAGCTGGTCCTGGACCGCGCCAAGGCGATGCGCACCCTCGTCGAGGACGTCCTGGAGGTGGCCCGGCTGGACGGGGCCTCCGAGCGGGCCGAGCTGCAGGACCTCCTGCTGGGCGAGTTCGTCACCCGGCGGGTGGCGGCGAAGGACCCGGACATCGAGGTGCGGGTGGTGCACGAGTCGATGGTCACGACCGACCCGCGCCGCCTGGAGCGCGTCCTGTTCAACCTGCTCGCCAACGCCGCCCGGCACGGCAAGCCGCCGATCCAGGTCACCGTCGAGGGCCGGGTGATCCGCGTCCGCGACCACGGGCCCGGCTTCCCCGCCGACCTGCTGGCCGACGGCCCGAGCCGCTTCCGCACCGGCAGCAGCGACCGGTCGGGCCACGGGCACGGTCTCGGCCTGACGATCGCGGCCGGCCAGGCGCGGGTGCTGGGCGCCCGGCTGACCTTCCGCAACGTCCGCCCGGCCGGATCCCCGGACCATGTGCCGGCGGAGGGCGCGGTGGCGGTCCTGTGGCTCCCGGAACACGCGCCGACCAACACGGGCAGCTACCCGATGCTGCCGTAG